ACTGGAGGCTCCCACTGGCCCATATTTAGAGTTCCCAAAATAGGGGGGGATGCAAGTAAGGCATTCTTGCTCttgaactggggtgggggtgggggaggctgcaTTTGCAGGTGTCCAATGGCCTTCCCCCTTGTTCCTCTGCAGGCAGCCCTGTGTGCTGTCCACGTCATCAGGAAGGTGCCTGAGCTCATGGAGATGTTCCTCCCAGCCACAAAAAACTTGCTGAATGAGAAGAATCATGGTAATGCCTTCTGTCGAGAGTAGCGAGGAGGTCCCCCGCTGCTTCTTTTGTtttaagtggggaggggaagaagagtgGCAGGAGCTTACGGTGGAGAAGCGGAGCGTTGCAGCTCCTGTGTATGGCTGAGGAATGCCCTGGGCCAGCCTGCGCAAGGGGAGCCTTGTGTCTCCTTTGCTTCCCTGTGCCCTGGCTTCCCATTTTGCTGTGCTTCAGCCTGGGAACGGTGGTGTGGCCCCTTTTCCTGGCTGGCAGAATGAAGGCAGCCCGTCCCCCCAGGCAAAGGCTGTCGTCCAGCCTTGGGGTTTGCAGGCCTCTCTAGGCCCCAGCAAGTGTGTGTTTCTGGTCTGCTGTGGTGTGAATGTGAATGCATTGCTCGGGGGGCGGGAGCGCAGAAGGTGACTTCTACCAGTCTGTGTtgtgagaggaggaggatgcGGGAGACCGAAGCTGCTTTTGTCCCTGAGCTTTGCTTTGGGTTCCTGCAAGAGCAGGAAGCGGGCCGTGTGCTGCCAGGTCCTGGAGCCCCTGGCCTCGGGGTCCAAAGAGGCCCTGCCTTCTgagagcagaataaaaatgctTGGCTGGCCTAGGGCTGCTTGGGCAGCGCAAGGGGGCCCTGGGGTCCATGCAGGGGACTCCtgtgaatgggggtgggggcacagaggTCCCACCCAGGCAGTGCTGCTCAGAGGCCAGCGTGCAAATGGGGGGATCCTGTCGTCCCTCTCTGGATTGTCTGTTTTTAGCCCTGGCCAGTCCCTGGGGCTCTGCTGTATGAAGAGGGTGGGCTCCATGTCCTCTTGTTTTCCTGGCAGGTGTGCTCCACACCTCTGTTGTCCTCCTCACTGAAATGTGTGAGAGAAGTCCAGACATGCTTGCCCACTTTAGAAAGGTAAGCCCTGATCCTGCTGCTGTGGGCAAAGCCAAGCCTTGACCCAGCTTGGAGGGGGCTGTTTGCTCCCATGGCTGGTTGCTCGGGGTTGCAGTATAGCAGCAAATGCTCCATCCAAGCAGCGGGCAAAACTGTCGCTTGATTGACCCCTTTGGGAACTGAAGCCTCTGGTGTGTCCTGAGATGCGTCTCTCACGCTTCTGCTCCTGGACTGAGTGGCACGGGAAAATGGGCCAACAGCTTCTGCTCCCTCGGTCTGCCTAAGGCCCAGgagccagaggggagggggccttCCTTTCCTCCCATCTGGACCAGTGGAGGATTGGCACTTCTCCTGCTGCCTGACCTTGGTGGCTGCCAGATGCAGTAGGGGAGGGAGCTATGccatcattctcccccccccccccgggcgagCTGGCTGCAAGTGTGCCTCTGGTGTTGCCCCCGTTGCTCGTCCCGCCTGGTGCcctggtggaggtggtggtggtggtggaggatgcTGTGAGCCGTCTCCTTGGCCTAATGCCTGCTTCATCTCTTTTGTCCCTTTTCTCTGTTTGGAACCCTGCTGTGAGTTAGAATGAGAAGGTAAGAGGTGCtcactcttcccctcctcccaccccaagtGCATGCTTGCCGCGGGCCTGTTGAGGGGTTTCTGCTCATGGCACTAATGCTGCAGCTTGTCTAACTTGCTTGTGGTCAACTCCGTTCATGTCCGAATTAAGCCTCACGTTCAAGGCAGCCATGGATCTCGTTTACCGCCTGTTCCCTTGTTGAATGGCTCTTTCAGGGGTACCCGTGGGGTCTCTGGCATCTCTTGCTTGGGTACGGGAAGCAGCATTCAGTCGATGCTTATGCAGGGCTCCAAGAGATGGGAAAGTGGGGCTGTGGGGCTGTCTGTTCCCCTATGGGGGAGTGAGGACTCTGGCCTTGGAAAGAGTGCCCTGGGATTTGTACATCTGGCTAGCTACCGGGCACCAGGCGTCCCCTTGCCTCCTGTCTCCTGCTCATGCTGACAGTAGCCCCCTTGAGAGAAGGCTGCCTGCCCGTTCAGAGGCTATTTGACTGCCAGGTTTTAGCATAAAGTGCCTCTTTCCCCTGCCATCACATTTTGCCTCTCACACAGAGTGTTGAAAGAAGAGCAGGAGGCATTATAGTCCTTGTCCTCAAGAGAGCAAATTGAACACATGCAGGCTGAGAGTGGCCCTTGcctggatggccccagctagcctgatctcgtcagatctcagaagctaagcaggttcagtcctgatctgtacttggatgggagaccaccaaggaagtacagggttgttgtgcagaggaaggcaatgacaaaccacctctgtctgtctcttgccttgattgCCCTCCTGGGTTCCCGtacgttagctgtgacttgaaggcagaGAGTGACTTCTTTAAGGCCCCCTTCAGTGAAGTAGGGGTTGGGCTGGGACTTTCTGCCAGGCTCTCAGTCCTAAACTAAGCCCCCTGCCTGCTAGCTGACATTCTATTTATTATGTAAGGTAgttgtatcctgcttttcagggttttttaaaatctgaagcaGAACTGAAAAATAAAACCATGGTGCAAAAATTAACATTGGCGTAAAATAACATCCTCTGTAACAGTGAAAATGAAAATTATCGATACCACAGCTGGACAAGCAAAACTGAAATGCAGCCTGGAGCTTTTGTGTTCAAAGTGGCTTCGGTAGCCCAGCTGCCCCTCTAGAGGGCCCCCCCGCCATATGCCCAAGGAAGGTCCCTTGGCTGGCACCCTTCTCCCTGGCCAGGAGGAGCAGGCGGAGGAAAGCACCCGCTGGGCTCCCAGAGTGCTGTGGCTCCAGCCAAGCCATTCCGTCTGCTGTGAGTGGTTTCCTCCACACCAGTTGCCCACTGGGCGGGCTGCCCATGAACTCTCAGCAGAGAGCCTGCAGGCCAGCCTCAACTGTCTGCTCTGGGAAGGGATGTTGGGGTGAGAGAGGCAAGTGGTGAGCGTTCCTTTCTGTAGCTGGGCACAGGCTTGGTGAGATCCTCATTCTTGGACACCTCCATCTTGAGGAAGAGCGGCATCACAAGACAGACACCTGACAATACTGCGTTCTTTACAGCTAGTCCCTCAACTAGTTCGTATCCTAAAGAACCTCATCATGTCTGGCTACTCCCCTGAGCATGACGTCTCTGGGATCAGTGATCCCTTCCTGCAGGTAAGAACTCAGTGACCAGCCCCAAGTCTCACTGCCAGTTGGCACTGATGGGCAGGGAGAAAGGTTCCTGgcaagctgggggtggggtggggtgtcacGCTCTTCTCAAAACGCCAGAGGGACCCTGTGGCCAGCTTCAGCGCCAGAGCTTTGTGTGTCTTTGTGGCTTAAAGGTGTACTTGGTCCTGACAGGTGCGAATCCTCCGGTTGCTGAGAATTCTTGGGCGAAATGATGATGACTCCAGTGAAGCCATGAATGACATTCTTGCCCAGGTGAGGGCATCTGGGGGCTGCCACCTGCCCAGCCAACGCAGTAAGGTGGTTGGCTGGGCCCGGGTCTGGAGGAAGGCCTGCCAAACGAGATTGGCTCTCTTCCTCTGTTCCAGGTGGCCACCAATACTGAAACCAGCAAAAACGTGGGCAACGCCATTCTGTACGAGACCGTCTTAACCATTATGGACATCAAGTCAGAGAGTGGCCTGCGAGTATGGACTCTTCCCCTGTCAGACGTTCTGCTGTGTTTGTGGGATCGGGTAGTTCTGCTGTGTTCATGGGGCAGAGCGTTGGAAGCCTGGTCCAGGCGGCGTTCTGGCCAAGTGTCAAGTTAGCAGGGGCCTGCCTGAAAGGCCATCAGCTCCCCCTGGGCTCAGTGCAGAAGTCCAAAGCATCGCTGACAGAGGCTAGCCAGCCTCTGCttgaggacctcagcaggggagTTCCGTTGTCCAGCTGCTCTTAGTGTTAAGGGGCTTTCCCAAAAGTTCACCTGAAATTTGCCTTCCTGTAGCATCAGCCCCTTAGATCGAGTCTCACACTCTGGAAAAGCAGAGAAGTCTTTGCCTGCGTCTACGTCGCGGCCTTCCAGCCGCTGTTTCTCCAGTGGCAACCAGACTTGCTCTCTGGGGACCGGCTCATAATGAAGTCACCACCGGATGTCTTCAGCAGGGCCTCCCTGCGTAGGCCAGGCAGGGGCATTAACTGTACGTCAGGCCAGGACAGTATCTGATCTGTGCGGGAAATTGTTTCCTTCCCTCCCAGGGGGTCCCATGCATAGCACATTGAGGGCAGCTAGCCCTGGGTCTGGCCCTGGGTTTGTAGGGGCGTGATTTGGCTATGGAAAGATCATAAAGtcactatttgtgtgtgtgtttctctccaGGTCTTGGCCATAAACATCCTTGGCCGGTTCTTGCTCAATAACGACAAAAATATTAGGTGAGTCCAAGAGTTTGGGGAAACCCCTGTGGCCGGGGCATGCCCAGGGCCCCTGACAGACACCCCAGGTCCCCAACAAACAATTTCTGAGGCGTGGCAATGATGCTGCCTTCCTTCTGAGAATGGGCGGCCTAACTAGGTGCAGATTGCCTGAACCTGGACATATCCAGAGTCTGCCAGGGCTTTTCCAGCCTTGGCCTCTGCctgatggaactctctgtctaatgagaccagggccttgtaggacttggctcagttctgcagggcctgtgagattttccgccaggcttatggttgaggacagcaacagttctcTTAGCCGGCCTTGCCTTacccccttctcttcctcccctttcttcccttcccccttcctccccccttttcctttccctactTGTTTTTCCCCCTAATCCTCTCTTATGCCCATCCATCCGCATCTTGTGGCTCCCCATGCTGGGCGTGCCTGGTTTCTCTGATCCTGGGAACAGCAACATCATCTGAGAGCCGTGATCAGGGCACCATTGTTGTTTGTTACTATTTATGGTTTTAAGTATTCATATGGTAtttgtgattttaattgtaataaATTTTAtgctgttagccaccctgagcccagctttagttgggaagggcaggagaaaaatataataataaaataaactgaataaataaagtctgccaTGTGGGAGCCTGGGTCACGTTCCAGCAGGGGCACCAGAAGATGAGCAGGCCAAGCTCGAAAGGGAGCTTTACTTTCCTACATGCTCCGCTTTCCATATAGAGAGTTGGCACAAATCCCCTGAGGGCTTAGGGTGGCTGTTTTTACAAGCTCCGCCCCCTGCCACTCCCCCCAAACTCTTTCCCCCCTGTGGTGATGCAGAACGgctgcctgcctcctcctcctctctcgtAGATATGTAGCTTTGACTTCCTTGTTGAAGACTGTGCAGACGGACCACAACGCGGTCCAGCGGCACAGAAGCACCATTGTGGACTGCCTGAAGGATCTGGATGTCTCCATTAAGCGGTGAGTGGGGCTGACTTGGCAGGTGAGGTGACCGCTGTTGTGAGGCTCGGGATTGCGGGTTGGTGGGTGTCTCTTATGCCCACCCTGACATTTCCAGTGAGCCCGGTTATGCCGCAGATGCATGGCTTTTCCTTGTGGGAGACCTCTCCAGAAGCAACCTAATTTTAAATGCATCTAGCTGCTAACATTACTTTCAAGATAATCACCACAGCACACGTCATGTCTTCAGGTTCGTGGCCACTTGGCAATATTCTGCCCACAGCCAGAGAGCCCATCTGCCTCTTGTGGGAGGTGGCCTGCTTTGCATGGCCTGGTGGTTTGGGAGTGGGGAGTTGGCTTCCCTGTCTAGCAACTGGAGAGGTTTTTCTGTAGCCTGGCCCCTCTTCTGTAGGAGTGTCGCTCTCTCCTGGTACTCACCCTCCATTGGACTGTCCCGGTGTCTCTCCCCCCGTTGCTGCGACTGTTGAACTCCTTAAATGCTTCTGTCTGCTCCTTAAATCTCGTATCTTTCCTGATTGGCTCTCCTGGGATTGCATCTGTGCCACAGCCTACCGTTGCACAAGTCTGTAGACCAACCAAGCAAAGATTCTTTAAGAAGAGTTGTGACAGAGAAGATGACTCTGCATTCAGAATAAATCTTCCACATTCTCATTTGTGTGACTTTATGCTGGTTGCAATATTTGCTGTAAAATTCAGTATTTTAGTtgtagaatggggaggggggcattacACAAGATGTAGATGAGACAGTGTAGAGGAGGGCTGGAGAGTTGGTCAGGAGAGGCCCTGTCTGCATTGTCTCCTGAGGGCCAGGAGATACAGCTCTCTAGAACTGCCAGAGGCAGGTGTTTGCTTTCAGGGATTGTCAGCCTCTATAGCAGGGCCCATATTTTCCATGGGGGCAAATGCAGAAGCTCCCATCACCCAGCCAGCCTCTCTTTCCCTCGTGCTCTTTGGTATTAAAGAGATTCCCAAAGGGCAAAATGCCTCCTGCTTCCCTGTCCCAAATCCCCTAGTGTCTTTCTGTGACTGCCAGGATGCAGAAGGAGGATGGCAATGTCCGTCCCAGCAGGATATCTGGGTGCTCCAGGAGGGAAGGGTCTTGGCTGGTGGTGTTATAGGGTGAGGCCTGCGAGTGATCCACCTTCAGAGCTCCTGGCGCAGTGGCGACACTCAAGCCGCTGAACAATCACATCCATGAACCCAGAGATGCTCTGGCTGCCTAGGACTGAATGGgcagacagctgtgacttgaaaaaATACCTTCCTCTCCCTTTTCTCAGGCGAGCAATGGAGCTAAGCTTTGCTCTCGTTAATGGGAACAACATCCGAGGAATGATGAAGGAGCTACTCTATTTCCTGGATTCCTGTGAGCCGGAGTTCAAGGCAGACTGTGCATCAGGAATATTCCTTGCGGCAGAGAAGTAAGATATCCTGGGGTTTGGGTTGTTCCCTTGCTTGCAAGCGTCTCTGCATGCTTCAGCTCTGCATCAGGTCTTTGGGGGGCCCTGTTTGACCCGCTCCAGGCCTCTGTGGGCTTTCTCGTGGCAAGTTTTACGGCTTCCAACGTGTTTGCAGTTTTAAGAGTCTCAATAAGGGATTTCGCTCGGTCACCTGAGCTGCCccatggaaggaggaggagtagaaAGCTgtcggtgccccccccccacctgctaaGCTTCCACCCTTGTGGCTGCACCTGAGCCTCTGGTCTCTATGAGGCAGGCAGATGTGAGGGGCAGCCCCCATCCCCAGTAGGTTTTAGGGACTTTGCTTCATTGTTGACTTTAGTGTAGTACTATTTGCTCCTTGGAAGTAAGCTGCTGTACCTTAAGGCGGCCAGAGCATGTCGCTCTTTGCCTTGCATAATTCCACAAGGCAATGTGGGGAAACTGAATCAAAGGGCAACAGTGTGGCCTTCCGCAGCTGGGGGAATGGGTATTTGGCCCGCATGGCCAAGCGTCTGGGGCAGGGACCCTCCTCACCCACCTGCGCCTGTCCTTGCTTTTCCAGATATGCTCCTTCCAAGCGCTGGCACATAGACACCATCATGAGAGTCTTGACAACAGTAAGTGCTCCCATCCGCAGGAGGACCACTGTGTGtgcaaaaacacaacctgtggtagCTTGGCAACCATCTGCACCGGTGTTCTGAATCTGGTAGAGGGCTGTGCGTATTTGCAATATGTTTTTTGTGCATCTTGAAAGTTTCCTTGGAGCAAATTTGAAGGCACGGCAGAACTGTAATATTCAGTAGATTTCTGTCTAGTTAATAGGGCTTGGTTCTGGCTCCAGTGTTTGGGAGGGAGGCCCTGCCCTAGTTGGAGTGCTGCACCTGGCTGAGGCAGCTCCTGTGGTTTCCCACTCCAGATCAGCTCTTGAGAACTTTCCCATGGCTTTCCTCAGTGGCTTTTGTCAACCCCTCTTGCATATGTGGTCTCCTTCTTCCAGGCAGGGAGTTATGTTCGTGATGATGCCGTTCCCAACCTTATCCAGCTGATCACCAATAGCGTGGAGATGCACGCCTACACTGTACAGCGACTCTACAAAGCCATCCTGGGTGactactcccaagtaagtgctCCATGTAATGCTGCCTGCGTTGCCAAAGAGCGTGTGGTGTGAACTCTGCGGCTGCAAGATGGTATCGACTTTTTGAGCTGTTTGTTGACACTGCCTCCTGAGATCTTTCTCTTATCTCTGCCAGCAACCTCTGGTGCAGGTGGCTGCCTGGTGCATAGGAGAGTATGGAGACCTCTTGGTGTCTGGTCAgtgtgaggaggaggagccaaTCCAGGTATTCCTGCAGAAAGAGGAATGGGGCACCCCTGGGGAGGTTTGCACCTGAGAAGAGCTGCATGCTGGGCCCCTTGCCCGTAGCTTTTCTCCTGGgcctgggggaaatgtgccaaaCACCACACCTTTGCCTTTGGTTGCCCAGGTCACGGAGGACGAAGTCCTTGATATGTTGGAAAGCGTCCTCATCTCCAACATGACTGCCTCTGTCACACGAGGCTATGCCCTCACTGCCGCCATGAAGCTGTCCACACGGTTTGCTTGCACAGTCAAGTGAGTTCCTTCTGATGGGCACCAGCACcgggcagctctgggggggcGCCCTCATCTTGATCCTGGACTCCCGCAGGTGGCCTTCTGGTGCAGGGAACCCTGCGTGCTTCCATGCTTCTTAGGAATCCTCTGTTCCCGTGTGCGGATGAGGCCCAGTGTTGCCACCCGTGTGCACCAGGGCAGCATGTTTTGTTCCCACGGACcccggagggagggggggagaggggcccGAGTTGCCTCCCTGATTCCATGTAGGGTGGGCTGCCCTGAGCAGTGATGACTGGAAAGAGAGTGCTGCCCTGGCTAGGCAGCACCTGCTCTCAGTGCTTACAAGAGAAGAGGGTATtgtggccagccagccagccactgaAGCTGATGCCACTTCACTGGCACACCCCCAGCCAGTGAAGGGAGAAATAATGGCAAGCGGGAGGGTCAACGTCCAGTGAGTGCCAGAGGTCCGCCCAGCCCATGCCGTTTCTGGGCGCAGCTCAGACGTTGAGCGgtgctcttcttctcctccagccgCATTAAGAAGGTGGTGTCTGTCTATGGCAGCAGCATTGATGTGGAGCTCCAGCAGAGGGCAGTCGAGTACAACGCTTTGTTCAAGAAGTACGATCACATGAGGTGAGCCTGGAAGGGGCCATCCCTGGGCAGACCCGGCTGGTGGCAGCGTGGGCCGCCTTCAGCCTGGAGCTGAATCTGCTCACGTGTTGTGGGTCACCTGGCAGGGGTCCAAGATCTTTCCTTTTTCCAATGCATATACTCAAATATAAGTAAATCTGGTGTAAGATTctaaccagatgcctccagaatGTATTGGTGACCTATTGAAGCGTCTCTAGCATTCAGGCTACTCGCCTCACAGGAAGGGGCGCCCCATCTGAAGAGGACCAGTACCTGCTGGGGGTTGGCTCGGGGGTCCGCAGCAGGCATCATTTGGCTCGGCGTAGCTGTGCCACAGAGCGGTATCTTGATCGGGCATGTTTGCTTAGCAGATACGCTGCAGGGCTGGGACTAGTGAGGCTGCCGCCGGAACCGACCAGCGGAGTCCAGGGTCCCCCTAGCCAGTGAGTTGCCTTGAAGGCCACACCTTTGGTGTCTGTCTTGCAGGTCAGCACTACTGGAAAGAATGCCAGTGATGGAAAAACTTACCATCAATGGCCCCACAGATGTCACTCACCCCAatggggaggtggagccagcagtCTTGGAGACCAAGCCTCCCCCCTCAGGCCTGCAGCCCACCAGCCAGGTAACAGAAGTGGcaaatctccctcccctccagtgAGCAGAGTGGGTTTGGGGCTCCTGGGCTCTCATGCAGAACCCCGTGGGGACcttggaggggggaagagggctTAGTCCCATGTCAGGAATTGTGGGTGGCAAATTCCTGTGGGACCGATCCTGCCTTCAGACCCTTCTGGCACCTAGGCAGGGTTCGGGGGCACAGACAACACGGGTGTATTAACGGGCTGGCTGGGTGTGGCTGGGCTGTTTCTTCTCAGGCAAACGATCTGCTGGACCTTTTGGGAAGCAACGACATCCCTCCTGTGATCCCGACAGCCCCTCCACACAAGCCGGTGTCTGCTGGCGGGGAGCTGCTTGACCTCCTGGGGGATCTCAACCCGCCAGGTGAGGTGCCGGGTGGGGAGGGAGGCCCCTCCACACAAGCCAGCGTCTGCTGGTGGGGAGCTGCTTGACCTCCTGGGGGATCTCAACCCGCCAGGTGAGGTgccgggtggggaggggaggcctctTGGCTCTTCTGCCCTGGTTGCTGGAAGGAGGTTCTTGGCAGAGCCCTGCCGGGACGGGCCTTCGAGGGCTCCGGCTGAACGCTGCCCTTGCTTTGGTCTGTCTGCTGCTGTAGGCACTCCGGCCCCTGCCCCACAGATGCCGCACCCCTCCTTTCTGCTGGATGGCCTTTCCTCGCAGCCCATCTTCAACGACATCACTGCTGGTAGGAATGCCGGCGTGCTCCCTGCTTGGGAGACTGTCACCACCTTGGGGCAGGGTGAGGGGGTGCGGTGGCCCCGTCTCTGAGCGGTGCTCTCTCCTGACAGGCATCCCCACAATCACAGCCTACAGCAAGAATGGGCTGAAGATCGACTTTGCCTTTGAGCGCTCCAACACCAACCCCATCGTCACCGTGATCACAATCCAGGCCGCCAACAGCACGGAGCTGGACATGACCGACTTTGTTTTCCAGGCTGCGGTACCAAAGGCAAGTGGGCTCTTGTGGGAGGGCAGTGCTACAGCCAGCCGGCCAGGGCTCCTCCAAAGTGGGGTGGGAGGCGGTGTCAGGAAGGTCCCTTTTAGCCGCCACAGCCAAAAATgaagccctcccccacccccacccctttgatGTGAGTTGGTGTTCAgctgggagagggaaagaggagagTGTTCCAACTGGAACGGAGCCTGTTGCCTCCAGTAGACTTGAGGCAGAGGGGGGTGGTTGTTGGGTGAAGCAGACTGGTGAGCCCTGGGGGCTTCTTCTGGCGTGACCCCCGGTGAGAGTGCCCCCCACTTCTCTCCTCCAGACATTCCAGCTGCAGCTCCTGTCTCCCAGCAGCAGCATCATCCCTGCGTTTAATACGGGGACCCTCACTCAGGTCATCAAAGTCCTGAACCCACAGAAGGTGAGTGGCTGgctgccctgggggtgggggaggaagcttGACCCCATTTCTCCTGCCCTGTAACAGCAGCAGGGTTCTGACCCCCTCGGGCTGGAGAGAGTACTTGGGTTGAGAAGCCCTTCATCAGTAGCTTTTGCATGCTGCTCTTGAGCACACTGGGGCAGGGGGCAGagtccccccttctctcccctggCCAGCGTCAGAACAAAAGGTATCTTAGGGTGGGGAGAGCCTGTGGGTTCTTTTTGAGCTCTGGGGTCCTCTCGGAAGGTTTGGTGTGTGCCTTGGGTGCTCGGTTGGCGGAAGGGAATTGTCCTTCTGGGGCGGGGGCGTGTCTTGGGGGGTCTTGGAGCACTTGGAGGGAGATGCTCACCTCTCCTTGTTCTGCTCTCATTATAGCAACAGCTCCGCATGCGGATCAAGCTGACGTATAATCACAAGGGAGCCGCGATGCAGGACCTGGCTGAAGTCAACAATTTCCCCCCTCAGTCCTGGCAGTGAGCTctggcccctccctcctcacaccccgCCCGTTTGATTGAAGGAACTCTGGGCAGGGTGGGGTGACtgcagacatccccccccccaactgcaccATGCCCTGGGGAGCTGAtgagagccgctgctgctgccgagCAGGAGGACTTGTGTTGCTCACCTGGAAGCATCTCTCTTCAGACACTGACTCTCTCTCCTCTCCGGGCTGCTGAGCCATCCCTGCCTCTGAAGCCATGCCCCCTTTGCTTGGCAAGGGAGAGGGGACCCACGGCAGCCGTGTGCGCTCCTCTGTCTTGGCCACCGGGGAGCAGCCGCTGTCTTCTCTCCGGGGTGAGGGTGTGTGTGAGGTGGGCCTTGGTGTGGTTCCTTGCTGGCTGGGTTACTGTCTTCAGgcactttcctgttggaagcaTATTCCAAGGATGCTGAATGATCCTTTTTCTTTGGGTTCCCTGATGTTGGGGGCCTTTTCTACGCTTGACTGCACACCCCACGGGTAGGGTAGTGGCTGGGATCTGAGCAAGGGGTGAGTGTGGGTTGGTGGGGTCTGCTCTTCTGGACAAGCCCTCCCTCCTTGGAGAACTCGGGGCTGGAGGTGAGCAGGAGCCCCTGAGCCTTGGCTGCTGCCCCGCTCTCAGAGCGCCAGgatggacaagatggaccactccAGCCAGTGGCTGGCTCTTCAGTACGCCCCGCCCAACACCTTGGGTCTGCTGGGGGGCCTGGCCCTTCGTTGCCAGCTGtggtaggtgggtgggaaggaaatgcTCGTTGCTAGGTGAGGTGCTTAGAGAGAGGGCGAGGGGGCACCCTCTTT
Above is a genomic segment from Euleptes europaea isolate rEulEur1 chromosome 17, rEulEur1.hap1, whole genome shotgun sequence containing:
- the AP1G1 gene encoding AP-1 complex subunit gamma-1 isoform X1: MPAPIRLRELIRTIRTARTQAEEREMIQKECAAIRSSFREEDNTYRCRNVAKLLYMHMLGYPAHFGQLECLKLIASQKFTDKRIGYLGAMLLLDERQDVHLLMTNCIKNDLNHSTQYVQGLALCTLGCMGSSEMCRDLAGEVEKLLKTSNSYLRKKAALCAVHVIRKVPELMEMFLPATKNLLNEKNHGVLHTSVVLLTEMCERSPDMLAHFRKVSQLVPQLVRILKNLIMSGYSPEHDVSGISDPFLQVRILRLLRILGRNDDDSSEAMNDILAQVATNTETSKNVGNAILYETVLTIMDIKSESGLRVLAINILGRFLLNNDKNIRYVALTSLLKTVQTDHNAVQRHRSTIVDCLKDLDVSIKRRAMELSFALVNGNNIRGMMKELLYFLDSCEPEFKADCASGIFLAAEKYAPSKRWHIDTIMRVLTTAGSYVRDDAVPNLIQLITNSVEMHAYTVQRLYKAILGDYSQQPLVQVAAWCIGEYGDLLVSGQCEEEEPIQVTEDEVLDMLESVLISNMTASVTRGYALTAAMKLSTRFACTVNRIKKVVSVYGSSIDVELQQRAVEYNALFKKYDHMRSALLERMPVMEKLTINGPTDVTHPNGEVEPAVLETKPPPSGLQPTSQANDLLDLLGSNDIPPVIPTAPPHKPVSAGGELLDLLGDLNPPGTPAPAPQMPHPSFLLDGLSSQPIFNDITAGIPTITAYSKNGLKIDFAFERSNTNPIVTVITIQAANSTELDMTDFVFQAAVPKTFQLQLLSPSSSIIPAFNTGTLTQVIKVLNPQKQQLRMRIKLTYNHKGAAMQDLAEVNNFPPQSWQ
- the AP1G1 gene encoding AP-1 complex subunit gamma-1 isoform X2; protein product: MPAPIRLRELIRTIRTARTQAEEREMIQKECAAIRSSFREEDNTYRCRNVAKLLYMHMLGYPAHFGQLECLKLIASQKFTDKRIGYLGAMLLLDERQDVHLLMTNCIKNDLNHSTQYVQGLALCTLGCMGSSEMCRDLAGEVEKLLKTSNSYLRKKAALCAVHVIRKVPELMEMFLPATKNLLNEKNHGVLHTSVVLLTEMCERSPDMLAHFRKLVPQLVRILKNLIMSGYSPEHDVSGISDPFLQVRILRLLRILGRNDDDSSEAMNDILAQVATNTETSKNVGNAILYETVLTIMDIKSESGLRVLAINILGRFLLNNDKNIRYVALTSLLKTVQTDHNAVQRHRSTIVDCLKDLDVSIKRRAMELSFALVNGNNIRGMMKELLYFLDSCEPEFKADCASGIFLAAEKYAPSKRWHIDTIMRVLTTAGSYVRDDAVPNLIQLITNSVEMHAYTVQRLYKAILGDYSQQPLVQVAAWCIGEYGDLLVSGQCEEEEPIQVTEDEVLDMLESVLISNMTASVTRGYALTAAMKLSTRFACTVNRIKKVVSVYGSSIDVELQQRAVEYNALFKKYDHMRSALLERMPVMEKLTINGPTDVTHPNGEVEPAVLETKPPPSGLQPTSQANDLLDLLGSNDIPPVIPTAPPHKPVSAGGELLDLLGDLNPPGTPAPAPQMPHPSFLLDGLSSQPIFNDITAGIPTITAYSKNGLKIDFAFERSNTNPIVTVITIQAANSTELDMTDFVFQAAVPKTFQLQLLSPSSSIIPAFNTGTLTQVIKVLNPQKQQLRMRIKLTYNHKGAAMQDLAEVNNFPPQSWQ